In Macrobrachium nipponense isolate FS-2020 chromosome 41, ASM1510439v2, whole genome shotgun sequence, the following proteins share a genomic window:
- the LOC135212855 gene encoding zinc transporter ZIP3-like, translating into MLSLEGHKAVALTVMFVITFSISMLPLAVRKAFKKYLSHSYTQTTRRGRQQSLKYSILTFNILEFLWAPFIRWNAVETEHSYQSYINTGLSGCLCFGAGVLMSIVFLHMTPETQESFEYAIEMGYLEHTHYPVADAVICLGFFIVYFIEESVHFGIDRYHERKQKAGSMKLTTLGCPTVDEAKIKAQKMRAERKSSEIRESFVSRRSVAGLAVYASANGYVNEGFEHDRDGESVTRGSVPKPNKPVITGNVSLIGTAIVIVALSFHGLMEGMSVGLESDSQDVWVLFGALSAHKIFLAFSMSMEMLEVGVSMKPFLLSMTMFSLASPIGGLIGALVSAYTAELETPASVLAPAFLQAISAGTILYVTFCEVLERERAKHGNGHLKLFALALGFSVMAGLEAVGGHDHHHSDDTTTPDLVTPSMW; encoded by the exons ATGCTGAGTCTGGAGGGGCACAAAGCCGTCGCCCTGACGGTAATGTTCGTCATAACATTTTCGATATCCATGCTGCCTCTCGCCGTGCGAAAAGCATTCAAGAAGTATCTCAGTCACAGCTACACGCAG ACTAccagaagagggagacagcagtctctgaaatatagtatacttactttcaatattttggagtttttatgggctcctttcattagatggaatgcTGTTGAAACAGAACAttcttaccagtcatatataaac ACCGGTTTGAGCGGATGTCTTTGCTTTGGCGCAGGCGTACTCATGTCCATAGTGTTCCTGCACATGACACCCGAAACACAAGAAAGCTTCGAGTACGCCATAGAGATGGGATATTTGGAACACACGCACTACCCAGTGGCTGATGCCGTCATATGCTTAGGTTTCTTCATAGTGTATTTCATCGAAGAGAGCGTTCATTTTGGCATCGACAGATACCACGAGAGGAAGCAAAAAGCAGGCAGCATGAAACTGACGACCCTCGGCTGCCCCACTGTGGATGAGGCCAAGATAAAGGCGCAGAAGATGCGAGCGGAAAGGAAGAGCTCCGAAATTCGCGAATCGTTCGTCAGTCGGAGGTCCGTCGCGGGTCTCGCCGTCTACGCTAGTGCCAACGGCTACGTCAACGAAGGTTTTGAACACGATCGAGACGGAGAATCAGTCACGCGAGGTTCGGTGCCAAAGCCAAATAAGCCGGTCATCACTGGAAACGTCTCACTGATCGGGACCGCGATCGTCATCGTCGCGCTGAGTTTCCACGGACTCATGGAAGGGATGTCCGTCGGTCTGGAATCGGACAGTCAGGATGTGTGGGTTTTATTCGGCGCCCTCTCCGCCCACAAGATCTTCCTGGCCTTCAGCATGTCCATGGAGATGCTGGAAGTCGGGGTGTCGATGAAGCCATTTCTTCTGTCCATGACGATGTTCTCCTTGGCATCCCCCATCGGAGGCCTCATTGGAGCTCTCGTCTCGGCCTATACGGCAGAATTAGAGACGCCAGCCAGCGTTCTGGCACCGGCATTCTTGCAGGCGATATCCGCTGGCACCATCTTGTACGTCACTTTCTGCGaagtgcttgagagagagagagcgaagcatGGAAACGGGCACTTGAAGCTTTTCGCTTTGGCTTTAGGCTTCAGTGTCATGGCGGGCCTCGAAGCTGTTGGAGGACACGACCACCACCATTCAGATGACACTACAACCCCAGATTTAGTCACTCCATCGATGTGGTAG
- the LOC135212765 gene encoding zinc transporter ZIP2-like, whose translation MLTLAGHKGVALTVMFVITLITSFSPLYLRKIFLKHVHGKKATISLSGCLCFGAGVLMATIFLHILPEAVEQIEGAMEDGLMPTISYPITQMSLCLGFFFVYLIEEIVHYCIERKNKTRERGESFQMPVRSVCDNKGFDHDGNWNDSSVPHMHDHSVTHHYLKKESLVGSLIVVLALSFHGFMEGMALGLEGHQSDVWLMFAALCSHKIFISFSMSMELLEVGVPLKILILSMMIFALASPIGGLIGAIVIANSSGPDTAASVLAPAFLQAISAGTILYVTFCEVLERERAKTSGGLVKFGCLLAGFAVMAALQTLDHDDDGEPVDPTSTTTLVTQTATESVAAAVLST comes from the exons ATGTTAACCTTAGCAGGCCACAAAGGGGTCGCTCTGACAGTGATGTTCGTCATCACGCTGATTACTTCATTTTCTCCCCTTTACTTGAGAAAGATATTCTTGAAGCACGTACATGGAAAGAAAGCAACG ATCAGCCTGAGTGGGTGCCTGTGTTTTGGCGCCGGCGTCCTGATGGCTACCATCTTCCTCCACATTCTACCAGAAGCTGTTGAGCAGATTGAAGGAGCCATGGAGGATGGTCTCATGCCCACCATTTCGTACCCCATCACCCAAATGTCGCTCTGCTTAGGGTTCTTCTTCGTGTACTTGATCGAGGAAATCGTGCATTACTGCATAGAACGCAAAAACAAAACGCGGGAAAGGGGAGAGTCTTTCCAAATGCCCGTCCGGAGCGTCTGCGACAACAAAGGCTTCGACCACGACGGGAACTGGAACGATTCCAGTGTTCCACACATGCACGACCATAGCGTCACCCACCACTACCTGAAGAAGGAGTCGCTTGTCGGATCCCTGATTGTTGTCTTGGCTTTATCCTTCCACGGGTTCATGGAAGGCATGGCACTCGGGCTGGAAGGTCACCAGAGCGACGTCTGGTTGATGTTCGCCGCCCTGTGCTCGCACAAGATCTTCATTTCCTTCAGCATGTCGATGGAATTACTAGAGGTGGGCGTGCCCCTGAAGATCCTCATCCTGAGCATGATGATATTCGCCTTGGCTTCTCCCATCGGCGGCCTCATCGGGGCCATCGTGATCGCCAACTCCTCTGGGCCGGACACAGCAGCTAGCGTTCTGGCGCCAGCTTTCCTCCAGGCCATATCTGCTGGCACCATCTTGTACGTCACGTTCTGCGAGGTTCTGGAGAGAGAACGGGCTAAAACAAGCGGTGGACTGGTCAAGTTTGGCTGTCTACTGGCTGGGTTCGCAGTCATGGCCGCCTTGCAGACGCTGGACCATGACGATGACGGAGAACCGGTTGACCCGACTTCGACGACGACGCTCGTGACTCAAACCGCGACGGAATCGGTGGCAGCTGCAGTCTTATCGACATGA